GCCCCACACGATTCCGACGACTTGAAGTCCGCCGACATCGGGAGGTGCGCTGCCGCCGACGTCATTGCCGACGAATTCGCCGTCGATCATGGACTGGAAGGGATCTCTCCGGCCCAGGGTGTTGTACTGGTAATTCACCTGCTCTTCGAGCGTCGCCTTCGGTTCGCTGGTGCTCATGCTCGCCGGTGGCGAGACCTTGAGCACCGTCGCCTCGGACGAAGCGGTGTGGACATCGTTCGACCCGTTGCCGGGCGCGATCGGCTGACGCTCGACTGCCGAAGCCGGCGTCGAGGCCACGCTCGCGTTCGTGTTCGTGTTCGCAGAGTTCGAGGCATTCGGCGCGGTGTTCCCCGCGACGTTCGCCGAGGCGTTGCTCTGCGGGCTCAGGATCCGGGCGGTGCTGTTCGAGCCCGCCATCACCTTCGCGAAGGTCGAGGCCGGCAGCTTCTTGGCCGGCTTCGAGCTGACGCTCTTGCTCTTGCTGGGGTTCGACGCCGCGACGTTGGCGTTCGACTCCGTCGCGTTGCCGAGTCCTGCGCTCAGGCCGAGTCCGGCCGCGACGACCGCGACCCAGAGCCCTGCCCGCACGCACGTTCCGCGCTCAGGACTTCTTCGCATCGTTCGCGCCTCCCTTCGGCTGTTCCTTCGGTGCCTCGGCAGCAGGTGCCGTGGCGGTGGTGTTGAGGCTGTAGGCCGATGCGGTCAGCGACGCCGATGCGGTGCCGTCACCCTCCTTGCCACCGGTCGAAAGACGCACGTTCGAAACCGTCACGATGCGGCGCATGTTCGCCAGCTCGGCCAGAAACGCGCCGACCTGGTGATATCCGCCGTTGACCGTGACTTCGACCGGCATCTCGGTGTAATACGCTTCGCTGCGCGGCGAACCGGGACGGAACAGCACGAACGTCACGCCGGTCTGCTGACCCGCGAGCGTGATCTTGCGCAGCAGCGCGGCGACCTGCTTGTCGGTCGGAAGCAGTTCCGCCGCCATGGTCCAGCGCTGATGCAGCTGTTCGTACTCCGCCTCGAAACGCGGCAGGTCGGCCACCGAAGCGCGCGCCCGCGCCAGCTCGGTCGACTTCTTCTCGA
This window of the Candidatus Eisenbacteria bacterium genome carries:
- the pilO gene encoding type 4a pilus biogenesis protein PilO, with the protein product MGTIDLKNPAVQKGLLGALLAAGMLGVFFFTHFLPFSFPNKREEIAALKVDFEKKSTELARARASVADLPRFEAEYEQLHQRWTMAAELLPTDKQVAALLRKITLAGQQTGVTFVLFRPGSPRSEAYYTEMPVEVTVNGGYHQVGAFLAELANMRRIVTVSNVRLSTGGKEGDGTASASLTASAYSLNTTATAPAAEAPKEQPKGGANDAKKS